Genomic DNA from Molothrus aeneus isolate 106 chromosome Z, BPBGC_Maene_1.0, whole genome shotgun sequence:
CCTGCTGTTTCTTCAGCTCCCAGTTTAACTTCAATGGGAGTCCCAGGTGCACAGAGGGGAAGCTTTAATGGATTaaacaaataaagcaaagcCAAACAGAGCACACATCCAATATGTGCACGTCTGCAGACACACGTACCTGTGTTTAtacacacagaggcacagggagacagaagagagaaaaacaatgtaaaaaaaattaataataaacaaACTTTTGGGAAGGGTTTCCTTCATAAAGCTGAGCTCCATGCAGCAGCACAATTTATATCTCTCTCATTTCTGCATAATTTCTGTGCCGTGGTCAAAGAGTATTAGAGGATACATTTCTGTTCTAAATTACATCTGGGTAAATCCAGAGGAATTCCCCTGAGCCACGTTTACCTCTAAGATTTTGCCTACGTGGGGACACTCAGGAAAATAACCCAAATTAGCTGAAGGTGAGAATTTAAAAGTGGATTAATTAAACTGCGTGAAACCCCTGTGAAGGTTGTTCTTATTCAGAATTCAGGTGGTCTTcattcaatttaatttaattcactTTGGAAATTAATTCAGATTAATTGTCCTAACAGTTTTTATGTACCTATTCTAGATTAGCACTGGGGTAATAAAATGAATTGTAGCCCACTGGCTTCAAGATTATTTTTAGATTTATAccaggaggctctggaggaAGATTGTCCCCTGGGTGTTCAGAAGCCAGTGCTTTGCTAGTCAAGACAAAGGAGTGGAAGAGGTTTCTGGAAATAGATAAGCAATATTCTTTTAGCTTTCGGggcaatttttttaaagatctgaAGATAAAAATAAGGTGACAAAGGCAACACAGCAACAGGTTAAATATCTCTGCTTTTGAGCCCTGAGTAGGGTGCCCCCAGACTTGCCTTCCACTGGGGCTTGATCCTGCACGTGTGATATTCCTTCTcggtggagaaaaaaaaattctttaacaTCAAGAGGAACAATATTCAAATCTCTTAATTCCAGACAATCCGATTTTGCAAGCCTGGAGCCAAATGAAAATCAAGACTATGGCAGAGAGGGCCCGCgatgtgaaaaaggaaaaactgcttTAAAGAGATAACTGCTCCCAATCTACTCCCCAAAGGAGACGACTCTTATTAAGGGTTTCTTCTTGAGATGTCTGCCTAAAGGCTTCTTGAGAAGGGATTTAGTCGTTTACAACTCAGATCTGGAGTCTGAAGCCCCCCGAACCTGCCTCCTTCTactgggctggagctgagcttggGCAGGGGGGACAGCAGAGGTGACAAGTGCCCGTGtgaggctggggacactgcGAGGAGCCCAGCcaaggagaaaggcaggaaaaaataaagacttcTGAATCTGTCTAGGATCAGATAAATGTCTGTGgtcaagcaaacaaacaaacaaatgaaaccccaaacaacaaacaacccACCCAAACTTACTTCTTAAAGATCTTTTGTAGTATTGTGCCTGTGTCTCTAAAGCACCTGGCAGTAGTGAAGGGGATGAAACCAAACCTCCTCCTGTCTGCTGAATACTTTTGCATATTCAGATTTCAAAAGTCAAAGATAGCtaaaaataaaggaggaaaggaaaagaaactttcaaCAGATCTAGAAAAAATAGCTGCAACCTCCAGCCTGTTGGAGCTGCGCTAAAATGGTAACTATGCTCATAACGCAAACCACTTCAAAAGCAGCGATCCTAGTGGGATGGGATTCGGGGAAGGTTTGGGGATGTCCAGCCCGGACCGCCTCAGCGCTGCCCCAAGCACTGCAATTTGAAGGGAGAATGCTTTAATCCTTGATGGGGCAGCAGCTGCGGCGGGAAACCCTAAATCCCTGCACCGCCACCGTCGTGCCCGGGACACGCTGCGGCTCGCCGCTCCTCGCAAGGAAAGCGAAGGGAAGCTCGGGCTCTCCCCGCCCGTTTTGCTGCGATGCCCCCGCAGGAGCCGCCGCATGGAGCGGAGAGGCGCGGAGCAAGGCGACACGGGGAGCTCCGACACGGATATTTTGGGGGGCACCTCCCACGCCCACTCCCGGCACCTGGCAGCGCCCCGGTGCCCAGGCTGCCCTCCTGCCCCGCGGGGCGGAGAGGCGAGACCTGGCTCTGCAGACCCCTGGGTTCGCTCATCAAACCAAATTTGCTTCTCGGGCAAATTTGACCTGTTTCTTGGCCCAGATACGTTTCAAACACTTTCTCCGTGTTTGTGGgggggtttgattttttttctttttttttttcttttttttgggggggttttttttggggtttttttgggttttttttttttgttttgttttgtttttttttttttgttaagacGGGGCGCGTGGACGCCAAAGTCCCCCAGCGTGTCCCTCCACCTGCCCTTAAATCTGTCCGGTTTCTCCCGAGGGAAGAGGGACGAGGTGTCCCAGGTCACCTCAGtactcctttcctcctccccagcccgACACCTTCGTGTCCCCTTCCCCTGCGACGGTGTCCCACAGCAACTGGGACAACAGGTGATCTCCTTTGGGGTCCAGGAGCCCCCTTTTCTGGGGGAGGACGGACAGACGCCGCTCTCCCATCCTCAGATACGTTGGGATGTGCACGGCGCGTAACCGCACAAGCTTCGGAACTCCTCGCAGCCAGCTAAAGGCTGTTCTCTTAATGAATTACTAATGAGTTAAAATTGGACAGCCGGCTTAATTAAAGCGTAGAGGCAATGTGTTTACCACATTGTAATTGAACTCATTAGGGCTCCGGCTTTGTGTTTTTAAGCAGCCGCCTTGTTTCGCACGTCGAGCGATCTGCGGGAAGCGTTTTGCTGGGGACGGGGCCTCTGCGGGAGTGCGAGGGCTTGGAGGAGGCGGCAGTGCCCAACCCCACACCCCCCTTAATTTCCCTCAGGGACTTGTGCGGACACCCTTCCCGCTGTCCCTCAAAGCACTCACAATCTgggggggcgcggggctcgccagcatttctgttttgcaggGGAAGAGGCaaaggaaattttgggggaagaggggaagtttggggtggggggagccTGGGGAAGCAGAGTCCGCCCCTGCAACAGGGTCCCTCTCGCCCCCCCTCCAGGCGGGCAGAATGTGGGGGGTGCCCTCCTCCCATCCTCCGCAGCCGTCGGGGCGGACCTGCCCCGGGGtagcggcggggcgggggcggccgccgCTCTCCCCTCAGCGAGGGGAGGGGGCCGGGGAAGGGGGCGGCTTCCCCGCACCGCTTGCAAGGCGCTGCCTGGCTGCTAGAAGGCGTCCGAGACCCGACCCACCCGCGGCACAGCCGCCGCGGCAGACGCGGGAGCCAAACTTGAGCGCCGCGGAGCTGCCGCGGagcgggagcggccccgcgcCGGCCGCAGCCCCGGAGAGCCCATGGAGCCCGGGTGTCCAGgtgagcctggggctggggcgcGATGGGGCCAACGGGAACCTTTTGATTTGGGTGTAACCGTGCCTTCCCGGAGCAGGTAGCGCTGTCGCTCGCTGTCGCGATAGGTCGCAGGGTCGCGCTGGCCGTCGCGGGGAAGAGAGTGGAAGGCGGCTGTTCGCTGCTGCCGGGTGGGATCTGGCTGGGAGAGCGCCgaggggagagaggagccccCCGCGAGTTTGGGCGGCCGCGGAGGGAAGGGGCGATGGTTTGGAGCGGCGCCCGCTCATCCCTTCCCGTGCGCGGCTCCTCGTTCCCGCGCCTCTCACGCGTGTGTGTACTCCCACATATACACGGTTTTTAGTTCTCCTCACAAATCGTGAACTTTGGGCCAGGTGTGGAGGTCGGAAAGGacgagcagggctggctggtcCCCAATTGCAAAGCGGGGacctgctggggaggggagcgCACGGAGCCCTCGGGGTCCTGCCGGCACCGGGACGCGGTGCGGGGATGCGGGGCTGAGCGCAGCGCTGCGCTTCTGCCCCAGACAGTTCGGCTTTTTCCCTCTGAAACGACCCTCGTtgcctgggaaggggctgattttggggagAAGTGGGATAAGAGGAGACCACCAGCCTGTGAGAGGCGTCTCCTCCGCTTAAGCAGCGGCTCCGATGTTTAAAAGCCGGGAGGggaaaaatagatattttaaatGATGATTagttagtatttttttttactggctGCGACTCCAAAGCTTTGGGGGTCCGAGAGCTGGAGCAGAAGCGGGGAGCCCTCGGGGAAACCCTTTTCCCCGCCCTCCAAGCCCTCCCTGTGAGTTGCCTGCTTgttgcacagctcctgcccatcGGCTGGCCCGAAACGGGAGCTCATCCCGGTCCGTACAACCCTTTGGAGACATCCATATGGACCTGGCTTTAGGGAAGAGTGCCTGTAGTAAAATCGTGTACTATACaaatcactttttttaaaatgataaCCCTGAAATGATAGCAAGGGGTAAAGGAACGAGAGGAATGCGGCGGCAAGGGACGAGGGAAGAAGTTGCTTTTGGGTGTAGAAAGAGGGAAGGTGACAAGCCAGACCCCGAAGTGGGTAATGGAACTGTCAAAGAGTGCAGAAGCGTAAAAGCCAAACACTCCCAATCCCCATAGGTTGTTTATTCCTCGTAAAATACAACTCTACATAGCAGGAAGTTACTGCAAACATTTATCAATAATGAATGAATCTCCTGTAATAAAATACACTCATAATTAGCTACAGTCAAGTATGTACATTACGCCAAGGCTTTTGCAACTCTTTGTTGAAAATCCGACTTAGATAAATCCTCTTAAACAGCCTTTtaagaaggagggaaaaaaaaagaaaaaagaaaataaaaaccaggagCAAACCACCACCCCAGCatctctcctccttttctgccGTTTCTGAAACCCAAACCGTAACTACTCCTGAAATATAACGGAAAAGTCTTCGGTGAATTCAGAAGAGTCATTAACATTCAGCTTTAAGTGAATGTTAACAGTAAATAAAGAAATCTCTTGATTGTAATAGTTGCAACAAAGCAATAATAAACCAGTGGGCGGTCATCAGTAATGATAAATGTATCATTATTACTgcgtgctggggagcagggttTGGAAAGTACTTCAGACTTTTTAGTGGCAAGCTTGGTGGCAATTCGTTTCTTAGCCTGGGAAAAGGGGGGGCGGGGGTGGGGAACGCCATATAATTTTATACACAATTTaggtgaaaataaatttaaatctgtatattacatttttaatttcaagataGTAATTAAAGCTGGTTCATTATATCTCCTCTGAAAGTCTCTGTGCTCATCTTAATTGCCTGTTTGTACAATCTGCTTTCTAAGACACCCAAGGTTACTGGGTTCTGAAAGACGCAAAATTGAATTATTTACTGACGTGATGACTCTTCGTCACGTTTCTCTCGGAAGTTTGGGATCGCTGCTCCCCATCACAGCCCGACTGGGGCCCTGCTTCGCCACCGTGGAAATTTGTTGCTCTGTTTAAATACTTCGGAGCAGGCATGTTTCTCATGCAAATGTTCAGAGCTCTTTAATTTATgcgtttggaaaaaaaaaaatcaatagctGAGGTGGCTTTTTTGCGTTTGAGATCTTTCTTTaaccccccctgccccccagtCCACCACTCCCTGGGGTGTTAATTCACGCACACCTAAACTTGCAGctctttttccctccccatcctCAGGCAGAACAGAAATAATCCCGTTCGTGTTTCCAAGAGCTGAACGGAGGGTTAGGGAGCGCCCATCTCCTCCCGGGCCGCCGGTCCCTTCCCGTAGcaggataaaataaaatgatGAATGGCTTTTTTTCCGAGGTGCTGTTTCTATCGGGTGATGATGCTGGGGGCTGGCGGGCAGCCTCCCCCCGTCGGGGGCACCGCTCCTCCCGGCTCAGGTCTGCACGTACCTTCGGCGAGGACCGAAGTCTCGGGTTTGGGTCGCTCCGAGCACATTAAACTGAGAATTTAAGAGACCTCCGTCAGACAAAAGGTGCCGTCCTCGGTTCCTTCCCTTCAGCCGGCGTGCTGGTTTACAGCTACCGGCGGGGTAAAAAACTATCTAaaaatgccccatccctgaactCTCCTGATGTCTTTCAAAAGCCAAGAGAAGATCCCGTTGAGTCGTTTCCCCCCTCGTTATTAGGAATATAGAAGCATCTTTCCGAGGCGTCCTTTTGCCACTGAAAAAACTCCACGTTGAGATCTCTACCCTTTTGTTGTGTCTAGCTGGGTTATTCAAGAGCAGAGACAAAAGCCCGAAGTGATGTGATCTAAATGAGCTCCGGGGTTTTCCAGATGGGACCAACTCTATTCCAAATGCCCTTTCTGCTTAATATAATAAAGTGcgattaaaaaaaacaaaccactacTTAGAAAAGAGCTTCGCTCTAGACCAAGCAATGCAAGCGAAATCTACGCAAaagtgtttaaaagaaaaagaaaaaaaaaaacaaaaacaaaaaaaacccaaaaaaccaaaaacaaaaacaaactttGCTGTCTAAATTTTGTTAGGAGAAGAGGTTTTATAACAATACCTTGCGTGTCGCTACTTACACGGCTGGAAGTTTCAATGGGATGTGGAGAGGTGGGAGGAGGGAATGGATTCGCGTTGGGGGTggttttctttgtggttttttaaacGCACCAAGGTTATCTTGCTTCTCGTGGCCTCTCTGCTACAATATTTAAACGCCCTGGAAGTAAATAAAGGCCACGAGGGTGGGCTGGGGTGGTTTGGACTTGGCCGCTTTTCCCCGCTGCTCGTTTCCACACGGAGCGATCCGCGGCGGGAGAAGGCGCTGCTGTCGCCTCCCGTTCCGAGGCAGAATCGCGACAGAGAAGGGAAGAGCGAAACTGAGTCAGGACTCCTGCTTAGCCTTTCCAGGCTTCTGCGAGAAGTTTCTCCACCTTTTCCACTCCTCTGCTGAGAGGTGACTCCAAGCCAAATGGCAACAGCAAGGAACGAAATGAACCGGAGAAATTGGGAGTCGACATCAGGACAGGAGCCCCCAGATGGGCACCTGCCCGCGAGGGGGAGTGTGGACACCCCAACCCCAGCGGGAATTCCCTTCTGCCCCTCGTCCTGGTCAGGGTGGGCTCCATCCGACCCGCGGAGACCCCGGTGGCGTTGGCGGTGGCCgagcagccccgccgggccTCGCCCGCCTGCCTGGAGACACCTGCGGCAGCCTCCCGGCCCCTGTGTGGGCCAGCCTTTCCCGGCCAAGCCACCCCGGCCATGCCCATACTGGGGTCCTGACACCCCATGAGGTTTCCCAGCAGGCTTAAGCTAGAAAAAGTAGGGAACGGTGTATTCTCGCCCCGCTTCTCCACGGTGCTGGTGTGGGTCAGTGTCTGCCCCAAATTCAGTGGCCCTTGCGCCTCCTCCCTCCGGGAACTAAAACATCCCGAGCCGCGGGTTTGAGTTTTCCCTTTAAAGGGAATGGAGGAAGCCATTCAGTTTTTACAACGGAATAAAGGAGGGTCAACAGCACCAAGCAggtgacaaaaagaaaaaaaaaaaagaatagaaaaggggggaaaaaaggcagtttAGTTTTACTTTTCGTTTAGTCACCACAAAATAGAACACAGTCGCTGGCTAGCGACGACCCTGTCCCGAGCCTGAGTTTTCCGCCTCTTCCTTTCGCTGAAGGCGTTCTGCAAAGCCCTCTCATCCCTTTCGCCTCCTGCGACCGCTTCTCGTCCTCTTCCAACGCCGGGCTCAGAGCCTGGGGCGAAGTTGCCCATGCCCGGTTCTCCCGGGAGCGGCCGGGGAAAAGCCGCCGAGTGACCACGGCAGAGGGGAGCGCCCTGCCCGGGGCCGCCGCGGGGATGCAGGCACCGAGCACCCGCAGGACCGAGCGGCTTTTCCCCGAAACCCCCCGTCCGTCCTGGAGCCGACCTGGGAGCGGAGACAGGAGGGGAGATTTTCTCCGAGGCGTGGTAATAGATCACACAATGTGTGACACGGGTTTAACCAATAAAACAATTTGAATCAATTAGCTGGCGGAGGAGAGTTTTGAAGTGTAAAATTCATGTCAGTCTGGCTAGGAAGCATTGATTAAAATGTCACCAATGTGAGGCTTATAGCCATTGCTCACACGAAAGCAGCAGGCTCCGTGAAGAAGAGGATCGGGAAAAAAGtaggagggaggggaaagggggaagtCTCCCTGTGACAGTTGCGACACGGGGAAGAGCAAGGTTTAATAGGAAGTGACAGAAGGAATACGGagagattattattattattattattattattattattattattattattattattattattattattattattattattatcatcatcatcatcatcatcatcatcatcatcgagGACCCGAGCAATATCCGGATAGAGGAGAGAGGGTGTGAGTTTTTTTAGTGTGGATGTCCTGGGAAAGGTCGGTGCAGAGATTTCCGTCTGGATCTGTGATGCCCGAGAAAATGACCGAGACaaaccaaaaggaaataaaaaaattttcatAGTTAAATGTGCAGAAATATTAAGTACTGGTCATGTgcatggagagaaaaagagagatacagatatttttgcaaaaggaaaataaatcagaagGGTGTTAGGAAACACTTGACTGCCCAGTTGTCTCCCCATTTTGGCTAGGaatgagtttttaatttttccgAGGTTTAGCcgtttttctgcagttttcctcCCTGGAAAGCAGCGGCGTTGAGCAGTATTGGCCTTCTGCCTTGGGGTAGGGGGGTCGCGGCGGGGTCGCCCCATCCTCTCCCAGCGCTGCGCAGTGTGGCAGTTGGGACCCACAACCTTTTGGAGGTGATtcgtgcaaaaaaaaaatctacattttcagtTCACTGtattcactaaaaaaaaaaaaaaaaaaaaaaaaagaaatagaaaaaaaaaaaggcagaaaagcagaagcCGCCACCCGTCTGCAGCCtatttgctggggttttttttttgtttgtttgttttgcttttttggcttttttttccttaggtgGGGATATAAACCAATTGGGGGGAAGGGGGCAAAGTTAAACAAACCCCAGCAGAACATATTTGCGCCGTGTTGGTCTTTGTGGGAGCGAGAATCTGGGCCCGGGTGCTTGTGAAAGTGGTTCTGGTGAATGACTGCGGTGGTTTTGGGAATGGCAGTGAGGATACAGAAGCTGTTCGTGCTCGTGTGGACTCGGTTGTGGCGAGAAATCaacttttcctctctttctcctcccctACCCTGTAATTTCTCCCGACCCCTTAGAAAACACCGTTTCCGAACAGACGAGGGGTACATAAGGAGAATATTCCGTTTCTCGGAAGCGATTTGTCTCAGACCGCGAAGGGGcggagggaagagaggaaggcGAAAAAAggctaaataaaataaatccaaagCTCATTCCACCTTCCACCCTTCCGGCCTCTCGCCGGGACACCGTgcgcggggagcggggcagcgctcggggggcggcgggaggcCGGGCCCCGACGGGGCGCCCGCCTCCCCTCCCGgagcggggagggagggaaggagggagggaggacgCGAGAGATGGGGGagccgcccccagccccgctcgcCTCCCACCGTCCGGGGGGGGCGTGCGGCGGCTCCGGGCCCGTCCGCCCCCCCGGGCCGCTGACGTCAGAGCGCCCGCGGGGCCGCACCGGGGGCGGGGGGCTCGGTCCGGCCGCGCGGCTCCGCCGGGCGCGGGATGCGCTTCCCTCCCTGCCGgcggctgctggaggaggaggaggaggagggggaggaggaggaggaggaggaggaggaggaggaggaaggtccGGCGGCGGCACGGTGGGAGAGCGGCCGTGGAGGTAACGGGAGCCGGGCGGGGAGGATGCCCGGGCAGCCGCGGGGAGCAGcaaaactttggggttttttgttcttcttgCCTGTGGCGGGGCCCCTCCTCGGTCGCCGTGTGCCCGCGGAGGCTCCGCGCGGAGCCCTCCCGGGTGGCGGCGGGTTTCCAGGGCGAGGAGACGGACACGGGGCTCTGCTGCGTGTTTGGGGTGGAAGCGCCCGTGGGTTCGGGGATTCTTCCAAACGGGGACGGGCTCGCTCGTGTGCCGCCATCTCCACACCTGCGGTGGGATGCGCACGTCGGAGAGCCGGGATGCGCGGGGGCGGACAGCTCCGGGGACACCCCCGGCGAGGACAGAGGAGGTTTGGGGGACTCGGGGTCGCTGAGCAAACCTCCCCACGGGCAGCGCCTCCGCATGCCGGCAGACCAGAGGAGCGGGGGGAGGACGGGGTGCGTGCGGCGGGGACCCCCCCGTCCCTGTGAGCGCTCGGCTGACGGCGCTGTGTCTCTGTGCCCTTCCCCTCCCGCAGctagagcagagcagccccctcGGCGCTGAGACGATGGCGACCAGCCCGCTGCCCGGCCCCACCGATATCTTGCTGCCGTCGCCGTCCAGCGCGTACCCGCCGGACCCCATGAACCAGCCGAGGGCCGGCCACGCCGCCATGAAGCCCAACCAGGTGGGGCAGGTGATCCTCTACGGCATCCCGATCGTCTCGCTGGTCATCGACGGGCAGGAGCGGCTGTGCCTGGCGCAGATCTCCAACACCCTCCTCAAAAACTTCAGCTACAACGAGATCCACAACCGGCGGGTGGCCCTGGGCATCACCTGCGTGCAGTGCACGCCGGTGCAGCTGGAGATCctgcggcgggccggggccATGCCCATCTCCTCCCGCCGCTGCGGCATGATCACCAAGAGGGAGGCAGAGCGGCTCTGCAAGTCCTTCCTGGGGGAGAACCGGCCCCCCAAACTGCCGGATAACTTCGCCTTCGACGTATCCCACGAGTGCGCCTGGGGATGCCGCGGGAGCTTCATCCCGGCCCGCTACAACAGCTCCCGGGCCAAGTGCATCAAGTGCAGCTACTGCAGCATGTACTTCTCGCCCAACAAGTTCATCTTCCACTCCCACCGCACCCCCGACGCCAAGTACACCCAGCCCGATGCCGCCAACTTCAACTCCTGGCGCCGCCACCTGAAGCTGACCGACAAGAGCCCCCAGGATGAGCTGGTCTTCGCCTGGGAGGATGTCAAGGCCATGTTCAACGGCGGCAGCCGCAAGCGCGCCctgccgcccgccccgccggcccccgccgccgccgcccccgcctcCTGCCACCCTCTGGGCTCGGTGAAGGCGGCGGCGGTGGTGGGCGGCGGGCTGCTGAGCCCGCACCTCCTGGCCGCCCCGCCCGACCTGCACCAGAAGCGGCCGCGCTTCGAGGAGGacgaggagctgcaggaggcggtggcggcggcgcaCGGCGGCAAAAGCCCGCGGAGCTACCCCGTCATCCCGGTGCCCAGCAAGGGCTCCTTCGGCGGCATGCTCCAGAAGTTCCCCGGCTGCGGCGGGCTCTTCCCGCACCCCTACGGGTTCCCCGCCGCCGCCTTCGGGCTCTGCCACAAGAAGGaggagggcggcggcggcgatgCCCTcggcggggcggccgcgcaCAAggccggcggggcggcggcggcgggcggcgggctcTCGGGGCTCTTCTGGCCGGGCAGGAAGGACGCCGCCTTCTACCCTCCCTTCTGCATGTTCTGGCCGCCGCGCACCCCGGGCGGGCTGCCGGTACCCACCTACCTgcagccgccgccgcagcccccCGGCGCCCTGGGATGCTCGCTGGGGGGGGACGGGGCGGGCCTGCTGCGCCAGGCTTTCCTGGACCTGTCGGAGCCCGGCGGCgaggcggggccggcggggctgggcacggggccggcggggctggggacgccgcccgccgccgccgcccccccgtccgcgcccgccgccgccgccgccgccgcccgggaCCCGCTGTTCGAGTCGCCCCCCGGTGGCAGCGCCGAGCCCGCCTCGCCCGCCGCTTCCGacgggggcagcggcggcggcggcgggcgggtcCCCCCGCACCACCCGCACCTGCTggaggcggcgggcgggcgcAAGGCGGGCGGCGGGTACCACCACTCCAGCGCCTTCCGCCCGGTGGGCGGCAAGGAGGACTCGGAGAGCCTGGCCAAGCTGcacggaggcggcggcggcggccccccGCGCTCCGCCTCGccgctgcagctgctgctgccgccgccgccgccgccgccccccgagGATGCGGGGTGCGAGAGGCACCCGCATCCTCCGCACGCCGCGCACCGCCTCCTCTCCCCCGGAGGCACCAGCTGCAGCTTCGCCAGCGAAGAGAgcagcgaggaggaggaggacgaggaggaggaagacGAGCCCGAGGTGGACGTCGAGGGGCACAAGCCCcccgaggaggaggaagaggatgaggaggaggaagacgAGGAAGAGCCCCGCGGCGGAGACCCCTTGGCGGCCGGCGGCCGCTTTCCCCCCGCCCGGGGTCTGCCGGAGAAGGGCGGCAGGGAGCACCCCGCCGCCGGCCCCTTCCCCCGTCCGGCCGTCGAGGAGAAGCCGGGGGATGGTCCAGCCCCAGCGCAGCCGCCTGCCGGGGCCCCgcgggcgggcagcggcggcagcagcccgGCACAGCACCCGGCGCCCGAGGAGCAGCCCCTCTACAAAGATGTAAATGCCCCGTCAGGCCCCTTCCCCTCTCTGTGGCTACTGACACCCCCACCGGGGCGGGAGGGACCCCCTGGgtggggcagggatggctgTAAGCCCCCAGCACCATGTCAGGCACTCTGTACCCCCGTGTCAGGCACTGTGAAACCCCCACCAGCAGGTCAGGAACTGGGTACCCCCCACCATCAAGTGGGGTGCCAGGTCCTCTGTGACCTCTCAGACCAAGCTGGCCTTGGTGGCACACAGTCAGACATGGCCCACCACAAAACCTCCTGGTCAAGCCCCTCCTGATCACCTCACTCCCAAAATCAGGGTGGCCCAAACCCTTTGCCCAGTTGGGCAAGCATCCCAGGGACACCCACTCCCATGGGAAGTTGCTTCCATGGTGGCAGTGCTGTACAACATGCCAAGGATGCCAGGCCTGGTGGAGCATCCACAGGCCAGCCCTGGAAGCTAACAGAAATATGAGATTTATTTGGTGGgtgcctttcccagcagagTGTAGGCAACGTTTGTGGCTATTGCTCCACACCCTGACCCCCTCAACCCAGATTAACACATGGGAGAAAGTAATCCAGACCCCATTTTGGGATGGGTGCCctaacccagccctgcccgttTCCTGCAGGTTTCCAGCAGGATATGTGCTCCCTCCATAGAGGAGGCTTTGGAAAAGGCCACACTGGGATTTCCTGTGTTGTTTCCCTGGGCACTGTTTGTGCTTGTATGAAATGTATCTCATTTCAGAGATAAACCACTGCTCAACTGCTCCTTGTAATTTTCCACACTGATCTCGTGGTTTTCACcgttttctgtttttccagaaTCAGAAGAGCAAGGAGGGTAATCAGGTCATCCTGCCTACGAAGGAGGACACCTTCTCAGGTGAGTACAGATGTGGATCTGCCCACTCACCTCGAGGTGGGAGTTCTGTGAGCTGAGTGGGTTTGCTCTCTATAGCTTGGCTTAAACAAAAGTAAATCACTTCCGtgatttcaattaaaaaaatccattaaacaTTCTAATAGTCTCTCTATGGTGGTAATTTAGCATTATATTAATTCGCATCCGAAATGCTTCTCTGTGCCTGGTGGatgtacaaatatatatttacttttttcccttggaTTCTGATACTGGTTTTGGTTTGAGGTTTCTTGGTGGTAAAAGTGTTTTAAGCgctgtgttttgtttggatttcagATAAGAACAAGGAGCATAATTTTTTCATCACAGATTCAGAGCCTTCAGGAGGAGACTTCTGGAGAGATATAGCAGGTAGGCCCAGAAGAAgtag
This window encodes:
- the SKOR2 gene encoding SKI family transcriptional corepressor 2 translates to MATSPLPGPTDILLPSPSSAYPPDPMNQPRAGHAAMKPNQVGQVILYGIPIVSLVIDGQERLCLAQISNTLLKNFSYNEIHNRRVALGITCVQCTPVQLEILRRAGAMPISSRRCGMITKREAERLCKSFLGENRPPKLPDNFAFDVSHECAWGCRGSFIPARYNSSRAKCIKCSYCSMYFSPNKFIFHSHRTPDAKYTQPDAANFNSWRRHLKLTDKSPQDELVFAWEDVKAMFNGGSRKRALPPAPPAPAAAAPASCHPLGSVKAAAVVGGGLLSPHLLAAPPDLHQKRPRFEEDEELQEAVAAAHGGKSPRSYPVIPVPSKGSFGGMLQKFPGCGGLFPHPYGFPAAAFGLCHKKEEGGGGDALGGAAAHKAGGAAAAGGGLSGLFWPGRKDAAFYPPFCMFWPPRTPGGLPVPTYLQPPPQPPGALGCSLGGDGAGLLRQAFLDLSEPGGEAGPAGLGTGPAGLGTPPAAAAPPSAPAAAAAAARDPLFESPPGGSAEPASPAASDGGSGGGGGRVPPHHPHLLEAAGGRKAGGGYHHSSAFRPVGGKEDSESLAKLHGGGGGGPPRSASPLQLLLPPPPPPPPEDAGCERHPHPPHAAHRLLSPGGTSCSFASEESSEEEEDEEEEDEPEVDVEGHKPPEEEEEDEEEEDEEEPRGGDPLAAGGRFPPARGLPEKGGREHPAAGPFPRPAVEEKPGDGPAPAQPPAGAPRAGSGGSSPAQHPAPEEQPLYKDNQKSKEGNQVILPTKEDTFSDKNKEHNFFITDSEPSGGDFWRDIAGEHTQETNSPHSLKKDVENMGKEELQKVLFEQIDLRRRLEQEFQVLKGNASFPVFNNFQDQMKRELAYREEMVQQLQIIPYAASLIRKEKLGAHLSKS